A DNA window from Onthophagus taurus isolate NC chromosome 1, IU_Otau_3.0, whole genome shotgun sequence contains the following coding sequences:
- the LOC111414895 gene encoding uncharacterized protein: MAHRLLVGSCMVILLAGACIAGGGGGGGGHKHVVIHVPFKVKTIHHTHTVTKHVGGGGGGGYKVIGYSGDIDEGHVIHSSVGGHGGGFGGGHGGGEEEDITGGAGIGGGHGPALHGGSDWSGGLDGGYGSHAADIGGDSGYEGGGDLGGYGGGDAGYGGGYDVNEAGGDIGGGDGHEGY, from the exons ATGGCTCATCGACTTCTT gTTGGATCCTGTATGGTTATCCTCTTAGCTGGCGCTTGTATTGCTggaggtggtggtggtggagg GGGACACAAACATGTGGTCATCCACGTACCGTTTAAAGTGAAAACCATCCACCATACACACACCGTAACAAAACATGTTGGTGGAGGCGGAGGCGGCGGCTACAAGGTTATTGGTTACAGCGGAGACATCGATGAAGGTCACGTAATCCACTCCAGCGTTGGAGGTCATGGTGGTGGATTCGGGGGAGGACACGGTGGAGGCGAAGAAGAAGATATCACCGGAGGAGCTGGAATCGGTGGAGGTCACGGTCCAGCTCTCCATGGAGGCAGTGATTGGTCCGGAGGATTAGACGGAGGATACGGCTCTCACGCTGCTGATATCGGTGGTGATTCCGGATACGAAGGAGGCGGCGATTTGGGAGGATATGGGGGTGGAGATGCCGGATATGGCGGTGGTTATGACGTAAATGAAGCGGGTGGTGATATCGGTGGCGGCGATGGCCACGagggttattaa